One genomic segment of Carassius carassius chromosome 21, fCarCar2.1, whole genome shotgun sequence includes these proteins:
- the LOC132098264 gene encoding glycosyltransferase family 92 protein F13G3.3-like encodes MNIDTYYIQAPILIKASPSNNTLKILETSYLITPIRDSEHFMVSAFIDHRLDTVIRVISIINRNHLQPLYCVYCNAEQLCKTVHTEVQIHSDHFSFPYGASDVICKGKPMTDATHVLITVKKDSADLKMEYLPIKNKAVQETFKFNFTVCISNLFGDYNNVLQFAQSMEMYKLLGVQHVVIYNTSSGPDLEKLLKHYETEGILEIVPWPIDQFLNPSSGWNIKLHKGDIQYYGQLVTLNECIYRHMYQSKYVLLNDIDEIIMPYKHASLQSLMGDLQSAHPSIGVFLIENHIFPKTQFEESRKFKRAEWNNIPGVNIMEHIYREPSRKNIYNPTKMIVNPRKVQQTSVHSSLKHFGGSVLVPFHVCRIVHVRVPLQGHLTKEQLFVDKRVWDFEQELIHNVDQTLKLSGFLKASV; translated from the coding sequence ATGAACATTGATACATATTACATCCAAGCTCCTATATTAATAAAAGCTTCTCCgtcaaataatacattaaaaatccTTGAAACTTCATATTTAATAACACCCATCAGAGACTCAGAGCATTTCATGGTGTCTGCCTTTATCGACCACAGACTGGATACGGTCATTCGAGTCATCAGTATAATCAACAGGAACCATCTTCAGCCGCTTTACTGTGTTTACTGCAATGCTGAACAACTCTGCAAAACTGTTCACACTGAGGTCCAGATACACAGCGACCATTTTAGCTTCCCGTATGGTGCCTCAGATGTGATTTGTAAAGGTAAACCCATGACTGATGCAACTCATGTCCTCATAACTGTCAAGAAAGATTCAGCTGACCTCAAAATGGAATATCTGCCAATAAAAAATAAGGCTGTACAAGAGACTTTCAAGTTTAACTTCACTGTTTGCATCTCTAACCTTTTTGGCGACTACAACAATGTACTGCAGTTTGCTCAATCGATGGAGATGTACAAGCTTCTGGGAGTACAGCATGTGGTCATCTATAACACTAGTAGTGGACCAGACTTGGAAAAGCTCTTAAAACATTATGAAACGGAGGGGATACTGGAGATCGTTCCATGGCCTATCGACCAGTTTCTGAACCCTTCTTCAGGCTGGAATATCAAGCTACACAAGGGAGACATTCAGTATTATGGTCAGTTAGTAACACTCAACGAGTGCATTTACAGGCACATGTACCAGTCAAAGTACGTTCTCCTGAATGACATTGATGAAATCATCATGCCTTACAAACACGCCAGTTTACAATCTCTAATGGGGGACCTCCAGTCTGCTCATCCCAGTATAGGAGTGTTCCTCATTGAGAACCACATATTCCCTAAAACACAGTTTGAGGAGAGTAGGAAGTTCAAACGAGCAGAATGGAATAATATCCCAGGTGTCAATATCATGGAGCACATCTACAGAGAACCAAGtcgaaaaaatatttacaatccGACAAAGATGATTGTCAACCCAAGGAAGGTGCAGCAAACTTCAGTACACTCCTCTTTGAAACACTTTGGAGGCAGTGTCCTTGTACCATTTCATGTATGTAGGATTGTACACGTGAGAGTCCCGCTGCAGGGACATCTTACCAAAGAGCAACTCTTTGTAGACAAAAGAGTCTGGGACTTTGAGCAAGAACTGATACACAATGTTGACCAGACTTTGAAACTTTCTGGCTTCCTGAAGGCTTCTGTTTGA